One stretch of Pseudomonas fluorescens Q2-87 DNA includes these proteins:
- a CDS encoding cob(I)yrinic acid a,c-diamide adenosyltransferase, producing the protein MGFRLSKIYTRTGDKGETGLGDGRRVAKDHPRVEAIGEVDTLNSQLGLLLAGLAAETTQYPALQEISEVLAPCQHRLFDLGGELAMPAYQALNMAEVERLEAAIDVWNEELGPLENFILPGGSSLIAQAHVCRSLARSAERRCQQLNAVEPLEGPGLAYINRLSDLLFVAARVIARRQGIAEVLWEAAAKPEV; encoded by the coding sequence ATGGGCTTTCGCCTGTCGAAGATTTACACCCGCACCGGCGACAAAGGTGAAACCGGGCTGGGCGATGGTCGCCGCGTGGCGAAGGACCATCCACGGGTCGAGGCCATTGGTGAGGTGGATACGTTGAACAGCCAGCTGGGTTTGCTGCTGGCTGGCCTCGCCGCTGAAACAACTCAATACCCGGCATTGCAGGAGATCAGCGAGGTGTTGGCACCGTGTCAGCATCGGCTGTTCGACCTGGGCGGCGAACTGGCGATGCCGGCCTACCAGGCGCTAAACATGGCGGAAGTCGAGCGGCTGGAAGCGGCAATCGACGTGTGGAACGAGGAGCTGGGGCCGCTGGAGAATTTCATCTTGCCCGGTGGCTCGTCCCTGATCGCCCAGGCTCATGTCTGCCGCAGCCTGGCCCGCAGCGCCGAGCGGCGTTGCCAACAGTTGAATGCGGTGGAACCACTGGAAGGACCGGGGCTGGCCTACATCAATCGGTTATCGGATCTGCTGTTCGTAGCGGCGCGGGTCATTGCCCGGCGACAAGGAATAGCCGAGGTGCTTTGGGAGGCGGCTGCCAAGCCTGAGGTTTGA
- the argJ gene encoding bifunctional glutamate N-acetyltransferase/amino-acid acetyltransferase ArgJ: MAVGLGPLPTLHPVAGFELGIASAGIKRPGRKDVVVMRCAEGSTVAGVFTLNAFCAAPVILAKQRVQGPVRYLLTNTGNANAGTGAPGLAAAERTCAKLAELTGVDASQVLPYSTGVIGEPLPVEKIEGALQAALDDLAENNWAAAATGIMTTDTLPKGASRQFQHDGVTVTVTGISKGAGMIRPNMATMLGYIATDAKVSRQVLQDLMLDGANKSFNRITIDGDTSTNDCCMLIATGKANLPEITEASGPLFAALKQAVFEVCMEVAQAIVRDGEGATKFVTVQVNGGGNHQECLDVGYTVAHSPLIKTALFASDPNWGRILAAVGRAGVPELDVSKIDVFLGEVCIASEGARAATYTEAQGAAVMQQEEITIRIELGRGDCSETIWTTDLSHEYVKINAEYRT; encoded by the coding sequence ATGGCTGTTGGTCTTGGTCCGTTGCCAACGTTGCACCCGGTTGCCGGTTTTGAACTTGGTATCGCTTCGGCGGGCATCAAGCGCCCCGGGCGCAAGGATGTCGTGGTCATGCGTTGCGCCGAAGGCTCGACGGTGGCGGGCGTGTTCACCCTCAACGCTTTCTGCGCCGCGCCGGTGATCCTTGCCAAGCAGCGTGTGCAAGGGCCGGTGCGCTACCTGCTGACCAACACCGGTAACGCCAACGCTGGCACCGGCGCACCTGGCCTGGCCGCCGCCGAGCGCACCTGCGCCAAGCTGGCCGAGCTGACCGGTGTCGACGCCAGCCAAGTGCTGCCGTACTCCACCGGCGTGATCGGCGAGCCGCTGCCCGTCGAGAAAATCGAAGGCGCGCTGCAAGCCGCCCTCGACGACCTGGCGGAAAACAACTGGGCCGCGGCCGCCACCGGCATCATGACCACCGACACCCTGCCCAAGGGCGCGAGCCGCCAGTTCCAGCACGACGGCGTAACCGTGACTGTGACCGGTATCAGCAAAGGCGCCGGGATGATCCGCCCGAACATGGCGACCATGCTGGGCTACATCGCCACCGACGCCAAGGTTTCCCGCCAGGTGTTGCAGGACCTGATGCTTGACGGTGCCAACAAGTCGTTCAACCGCATCACCATCGACGGCGATACCTCCACCAACGACTGCTGCATGCTGATCGCCACCGGCAAGGCCAACCTGCCAGAGATCACCGAAGCCAGCGGCCCGCTGTTCGCAGCGCTGAAGCAGGCGGTTTTCGAGGTGTGCATGGAAGTGGCCCAGGCCATCGTCCGTGACGGCGAAGGCGCGACCAAGTTCGTGACTGTGCAGGTCAACGGCGGTGGCAATCATCAGGAATGCCTGGACGTCGGCTACACCGTGGCGCACTCGCCGCTGATCAAGACCGCACTGTTCGCCTCCGATCCGAACTGGGGCCGGATTCTCGCTGCCGTGGGCCGGGCCGGCGTGCCTGAGCTGGACGTGAGCAAGATCGATGTCTTCCTCGGTGAAGTCTGCATCGCCAGTGAAGGCGCCCGCGCCGCGACCTACACCGAGGCCCAGGGGGCGGCGGTGATGCAACAGGAAGAAATCACTATCCGCATCGAACTTGGACGGGGTGATTGCAGCGAAACCATCTGGACCACCGACCTGTCCCACGAGTACGTGAAGATCAACGCCGAGTATCGGACTTAA
- a CDS encoding glycosyltransferase family 4 protein, protein MFIVHIADITMFYAPASGGVRTYLDAKHRRLGDRPGIRHSLLIPGAHLSEHDGIYKVPAPALPFGKGYRFPLRLAPWRNVLRDLQPDLIEVGDPYLTAWAALDARRQLDVPVIGFYHSDLPLLVSNRMGNWFTPNIEAYVSKLYGNFDRVLAPSQVMADKLTGLGVRNVYVQPLGVDLQTFNPAARDPELRAELGIAEDTRLLIFAGRGSKEKNLPVLLKCMKRLGERYHLLLVGSSMPAVVPDNVTVVDEFCPAPQVARLMASADALLHAGDQETFGLVILEAMASGIPVVAVAAGAFTEIVHEDCGLLCTPNNPQAMANAVRQLFSEGCQRRGILARRHVERHYAWDCVVDSLLGHYHAVLGEQMPLLANG, encoded by the coding sequence ATGTTCATCGTGCATATAGCGGACATAACCATGTTCTACGCCCCCGCCAGCGGAGGCGTGCGCACTTATCTGGATGCCAAGCATCGGCGCCTGGGTGATCGGCCCGGTATTCGCCATAGCCTGCTGATTCCCGGCGCACATTTGAGCGAGCACGACGGGATCTACAAGGTTCCGGCCCCTGCACTGCCGTTTGGCAAAGGCTATCGCTTCCCGCTTCGCCTGGCGCCCTGGCGTAATGTCCTGCGTGATCTACAGCCGGATCTGATCGAAGTCGGCGATCCCTACCTCACCGCATGGGCGGCGCTGGATGCCCGCCGTCAGCTCGACGTGCCCGTCATCGGTTTCTATCACTCCGACCTGCCATTGCTGGTCAGCAACCGCATGGGCAACTGGTTCACCCCCAATATCGAAGCCTATGTCAGCAAGTTGTATGGCAATTTCGACCGGGTCCTGGCGCCCAGCCAGGTCATGGCCGACAAACTGACCGGCCTGGGGGTTCGCAACGTCTATGTGCAGCCTCTGGGCGTCGACTTGCAAACCTTCAACCCCGCCGCCCGCGACCCGGAGTTGCGCGCGGAGCTGGGCATCGCCGAAGACACGCGCCTGCTGATATTTGCCGGTCGCGGCTCCAAGGAGAAAAACCTGCCGGTGCTGCTCAAGTGCATGAAGCGCCTGGGCGAGCGCTACCACTTGCTCTTGGTGGGCTCGTCGATGCCCGCCGTGGTGCCGGACAACGTCACGGTGGTCGATGAATTCTGCCCGGCGCCGCAGGTCGCCCGGCTCATGGCCAGCGCCGACGCCCTGCTGCATGCCGGCGACCAGGAAACCTTCGGCCTGGTGATTCTCGAAGCCATGGCCAGCGGCATTCCGGTGGTGGCGGTGGCGGCCGGGGCGTTCACCGAAATCGTCCATGAAGACTGCGGCTTGCTGTGCACGCCCAACAACCCCCAGGCCATGGCCAACGCCGTGCGCCAGCTCTTTTCCGAAGGCTGCCAGCGCCGCGGCATCCTGGCGCGCCGTCATGTGGAACGGCATTACGCCTGGGACTGCGTGGTCGACAGCCTGCTGGGGCATTATCACGCCGTGCTCGGCGAACAGATGCCGTTGCTGGCCAACGGTTGA
- a CDS encoding helicase HerA-like domain-containing protein, translated as MPDSSQLIIGADLAGQPVAQAMRLANRHGLVAGATGTGKTVTLQRLAEMFSDAGVAVFAADIKGDLCGLGAAGNPQGKIAERIAGMPWLNHKPQAYPVTLWDIHGQSGHPLRTTLSEMGPLLIGSLLELTDSQQSALYAAFKVADREGLLLLDLKDLKALLNHLRDNPELLGDDAALMTTGSSQALLRRLSTLEQQGAEALFGEPALQLEDILQPASDGRGRIHLLDASRLVHEAPKVYATFLLWLLAELFEQLPERGDADKPLLALFFDEAHLLFAGTPKALQERLEQVVRLIRSKGVGVYFVTQSPGDLPDDVLAQLGLRIQHGLRAFTAKEQKSLRAVADGFRPNPQFDALAVLTELGIGEALVGTLQEKGTPEMVQRVLVAPPQSRIGPLSEAERAGLIASSPLQGRYDKPIDRESAYEVLMGRKGLEPQAEVVPGKPAGEEPSFTEKAGEFLGTAAGQALKSAMRQAANQLGRQLVRGLMGSLLGGSKRR; from the coding sequence ATGCCTGACTCATCGCAACTCATAATCGGGGCCGACCTTGCCGGCCAGCCTGTCGCCCAGGCCATGCGCCTGGCGAACCGTCATGGTCTGGTGGCGGGTGCCACCGGTACCGGCAAGACCGTCACCTTGCAGCGCCTGGCCGAGATGTTCAGCGATGCCGGCGTGGCAGTGTTTGCCGCAGACATCAAGGGCGACCTGTGCGGCCTCGGCGCCGCCGGCAACCCCCAGGGCAAGATCGCCGAGCGGATCGCCGGCATGCCTTGGCTAAACCACAAGCCTCAGGCTTATCCCGTGACGTTGTGGGACATCCACGGTCAATCGGGTCATCCATTGCGCACCACATTGAGCGAAATGGGCCCCTTGCTGATCGGCAGCCTGCTTGAACTGACGGACAGCCAGCAATCGGCGTTGTATGCCGCCTTCAAGGTGGCCGACCGCGAAGGCTTGTTGCTGCTGGATCTCAAGGACCTGAAGGCGCTGCTCAATCACCTCAGGGACAACCCCGAGTTGCTGGGCGATGACGCGGCGTTGATGACCACCGGCTCCAGCCAGGCTTTGTTGCGGCGCCTGTCCACTTTGGAACAGCAGGGCGCGGAAGCGTTGTTCGGCGAACCGGCCTTGCAGCTCGAAGACATCCTGCAACCGGCCAGCGATGGCCGTGGCCGCATTCACTTGCTGGATGCCAGCCGCCTGGTGCATGAAGCACCGAAGGTCTACGCGACGTTCCTGCTGTGGCTGCTGGCCGAACTGTTCGAGCAATTGCCCGAGCGCGGCGATGCGGACAAACCGCTGCTGGCGCTGTTCTTCGATGAGGCGCACCTGCTGTTTGCCGGCACGCCCAAGGCCTTGCAGGAGCGTTTGGAACAGGTGGTGCGGCTGATCCGCTCCAAGGGCGTGGGGGTGTATTTCGTCACCCAGTCGCCCGGCGACTTGCCGGATGATGTTCTGGCTCAGTTGGGGTTGCGCATCCAGCATGGCCTGCGGGCGTTTACTGCCAAGGAGCAGAAGTCGTTGCGGGCGGTGGCGGATGGTTTTCGGCCTAATCCGCAGTTCGATGCCCTGGCGGTGCTCACCGAACTGGGTATCGGTGAGGCCCTGGTGGGCACCTTGCAGGAAAAAGGTACGCCGGAGATGGTTCAGCGCGTGTTGGTGGCGCCACCGCAGTCGCGCATCGGGCCGCTGAGCGAGGCCGAGCGCGCCGGGCTGATCGCCAGTTCGCCGTTGCAGGGGCGCTATGACAAACCGATTGATCGCGAGTCGGCCTATGAAGTGTTGATGGGGCGTAAGGGGTTGGAGCCTCAGGCCGAAGTGGTTCCGGGCAAACCGGCGGGCGAAGAGCCGAGTTTTACCGAAAAGGCTGGGGAGTTCCTTGGCACGGCGGCTGGCCAGGCGTTGAAATCGGCGATGCGCCAGGCGGCCAATCAGTTGGGGCGGCAATTGGTGCGGGGGTTGATGGGGTCGTTGTTGGGGGGGAGCAAGCGTCGGTAG
- a CDS encoding Nudix family hydrolase yields the protein MKRIHVAAAVIRDAAGKILIARRADTQHQGGLWEFPGGKVEADESVETALARELHEELGIVVGVARPLIKVRHDYPDKQVLLDVWEVSTFTGEPHGAEGQPLAWVTARDLTSYEFPAANQPIVAAARLPGEYLITPEGLETPALLRGMQKAIAGGIKLLQLRAPNGYDPQYRDLAVDAVGLCAGKAQLMLKGPFEWLGDFPSAGWHITAAQLRKHAAAGRPFGKDRWLAASCHSAEELSLAQQMDVDFVTLSPVQPTETHPDAQPLGWAEAARLIEGFNRPVYLLGGVGPGERQQAWEAGAQGVAGIRAFWPGV from the coding sequence GTGAAACGAATACACGTAGCGGCGGCGGTCATTCGTGACGCCGCCGGCAAAATCCTGATCGCCCGACGGGCCGATACCCAGCACCAGGGCGGCTTGTGGGAGTTTCCCGGCGGCAAGGTCGAGGCCGATGAGTCCGTCGAGACCGCCCTGGCCCGTGAGCTTCATGAAGAGTTGGGCATTGTCGTCGGCGTCGCCCGGCCGCTGATCAAGGTGCGCCACGATTACCCGGACAAACAGGTGTTGCTGGATGTCTGGGAGGTCTCGACATTCACCGGCGAGCCCCATGGTGCCGAAGGGCAACCGCTGGCCTGGGTCACGGCCCGCGACCTGACGAGCTATGAATTTCCGGCGGCCAACCAGCCGATTGTCGCGGCGGCTCGTCTGCCGGGCGAATACCTGATTACGCCGGAAGGCCTCGAAACCCCTGCTTTGTTGCGCGGCATGCAGAAGGCCATCGCTGGCGGGATCAAGTTGCTCCAGCTGCGTGCCCCCAACGGCTACGACCCGCAATACCGCGACCTGGCGGTGGACGCGGTGGGGTTGTGTGCCGGCAAGGCCCAATTGATGCTCAAGGGGCCGTTCGAATGGCTGGGGGATTTCCCTTCCGCCGGCTGGCACATCACCGCCGCGCAATTGCGCAAGCATGCGGCGGCCGGTCGACCATTTGGCAAGGACCGCTGGTTGGCCGCGTCTTGCCACAGCGCCGAGGAGCTGTCCCTGGCGCAACAGATGGACGTGGACTTCGTGACCCTGTCACCGGTCCAACCGACCGAGACCCATCCCGACGCCCAGCCGTTGGGCTGGGCCGAGGCTGCGCGCTTGATCGAGGGCTTCAATCGGCCGGTTTATCTGTTAGGTGGGGTGGGGCCTGGTGAGCGGCAGCAGGCTTGGGAAGCGGGGGCGCAAGGCGTGGCGGGGATTCGGGCGTTTTGGCCTGGGGTTTGA
- a CDS encoding sensor histidine kinase, with protein MPLRQRLENLPVGQKLLAALLVLLTTVLLVANLTFISAAYYISQESMAPQALQTIGRLVANPSLISDALQSPQSAKRLLDELNSYAPLRAAALYDGQGERLAQLQHAEKLKLPDHFRHLQAWQASEFRSNQVITLPRPGTEPGHLLLVASSELPTAFYTGTLTASLGILIFSVLLWLVIAQQIKRLITQPIHQLEELSRQVTREENYALRAARGNHDEIGSLAEAFNTMLSRIEAREQQLKRARDDSQAAYDQAQGLAEETRHTNRKLELEVQVRSKIEKKLTGFQNYLNSIIDSMPSALIALDEQLYVTQWNQEASALSGTRLDEALNQPIFLAFEPLKPYLPQLKQTVEQHTVAKIERVTWTKDDEARHYALTFYPLMGGAGRGVVIRIDDITQRLSLEEMMVQSEKMLSVGGLAAGMAHEINNPLGAILHNVQNIRRRLSPELPRNLEQAEQLGIALEEVNRYLQGREIPQLLDGIQQAGARAAKIVTHMLSFSRRSTRQMAPCDLPALIDQAVEIAGNDFDLAIGFDFKGQAIIRQFDPNLGPVPGTANELEQVLLNLLKNAAQAIHQRQDDGEPGRIILRTRLNPPWAEIQVEDNGIGMSENVRKRTFEPFFTTKEIGQGTGLGLSVSYFIITNNHKGQMEVQSAPGQGTCFTLRLPLAGTSIVPQENKQLER; from the coding sequence ATGCCATTGCGCCAGCGCCTTGAAAACCTCCCGGTCGGCCAGAAACTTTTAGCCGCCCTGTTGGTGTTATTGACCACTGTCCTGCTGGTGGCCAACCTGACCTTTATCAGCGCCGCCTACTACATCTCCCAGGAAAGCATGGCGCCCCAAGCCCTGCAAACCATCGGCCGGTTGGTGGCCAACCCGAGCCTGATTTCCGATGCCCTGCAATCGCCGCAGAGCGCCAAACGCCTGCTCGACGAACTCAACAGCTACGCACCGCTGCGGGCGGCGGCGCTGTATGACGGCCAGGGCGAACGTCTCGCGCAATTGCAGCATGCCGAAAAACTCAAGCTGCCGGACCATTTCCGGCACTTGCAGGCCTGGCAGGCCAGCGAGTTCCGCAGCAACCAGGTCATTACCCTGCCCCGCCCCGGTACCGAGCCCGGCCATCTCTTGCTGGTGGCCAGCAGCGAACTGCCGACAGCGTTCTATACCGGCACCCTGACCGCCAGCCTTGGCATCCTGATTTTCAGCGTGCTGCTGTGGCTGGTCATCGCACAGCAGATCAAGCGGCTGATCACCCAGCCGATTCACCAGCTCGAAGAACTCTCACGCCAGGTCACCCGTGAGGAGAACTACGCCCTGCGCGCTGCTCGCGGCAATCACGATGAAATCGGCAGCCTGGCCGAAGCATTCAATACCATGCTGTCGCGGATCGAAGCCCGGGAGCAGCAACTCAAACGTGCGCGGGACGACTCCCAGGCGGCCTATGACCAGGCCCAGGGATTGGCGGAAGAAACCCGCCACACCAACCGCAAGCTGGAACTGGAAGTCCAGGTGCGCAGCAAGATCGAGAAAAAGCTCACCGGGTTCCAGAACTACCTCAACAGCATCATCGACTCCATGCCCTCGGCGCTGATCGCTCTCGACGAACAGCTCTACGTCACCCAGTGGAACCAGGAAGCCAGCGCCCTCTCCGGCACGCGCCTGGACGAGGCCCTGAACCAGCCGATCTTCCTTGCCTTCGAACCACTCAAGCCGTACCTGCCACAGCTCAAGCAGACCGTCGAGCAGCATACCGTCGCCAAGATCGAACGCGTCACCTGGACCAAGGACGACGAGGCCCGGCACTACGCCCTGACGTTTTACCCCTTGATGGGCGGCGCCGGGCGTGGCGTGGTGATCCGCATCGATGACATCACCCAGCGTCTTTCATTGGAAGAAATGATGGTGCAATCGGAGAAAATGCTCTCGGTCGGCGGCCTCGCGGCAGGCATGGCCCATGAGATCAACAATCCGCTGGGCGCCATCCTGCACAACGTGCAGAACATCCGTCGACGCCTGTCCCCGGAACTGCCCCGCAATCTCGAACAAGCCGAGCAATTGGGCATCGCCCTGGAAGAGGTCAATCGTTACCTTCAGGGCCGGGAAATTCCACAGCTGCTCGATGGCATCCAGCAAGCCGGTGCCCGGGCGGCGAAGATCGTCACCCACATGCTCAGCTTCAGCCGCCGCAGCACCCGGCAAATGGCGCCTTGCGATTTGCCGGCGCTGATCGACCAGGCCGTGGAAATCGCCGGCAATGACTTTGATCTGGCGATCGGTTTCGACTTCAAAGGCCAGGCGATCATCCGCCAGTTCGACCCGAACCTGGGCCCGGTGCCCGGCACGGCGAACGAGCTGGAGCAAGTGCTGCTCAACCTGCTGAAGAACGCCGCCCAGGCGATCCACCAGCGCCAGGACGATGGCGAACCCGGGCGCATTATCCTGCGCACGCGGTTGAATCCGCCGTGGGCGGAAATCCAGGTCGAAGACAACGGTATCGGCATGAGCGAGAACGTACGCAAGCGGACCTTCGAGCCGTTCTTCACCACCAAGGAAATCGGCCAAGGCACCGGCCTGGGATTGTCGGTTTCGTATTTCATCATCACCAACAACCACAAGGGCCAGATGGAAGTCCAGTCGGCGCCGGGCCAAGGCACCTGCTTCACCTTGCGCCTGCCCTTGGCGGGCACTTCAATCGTGCCGCAGGAAAACAAGCAATTGGAGCGTTGA
- the secA gene encoding preprotein translocase subunit SecA has product MFAPLLKKLFGSKNEREVKRMLKTVQTVNAFEEQMVALSDDQLRAKTAEFKDRIAKGETLDQLLPEAFAVAREAGKRIMGMRHFDVQLIGGMTLHEGKIAEMRTGEGKTLVATLGVYLNALSGKGVHVVTVNDYLARRDANWMRPLYEFLGLTVGVVTPFQPPEEKRAAYAADITYGTNNEFGFDYLRDNMAFSMEEKFQRELNFAVIDEVDSILIDEARTPLIISGQAEDSSKLYIEINKLIPQLKLHVEEVEGEVTQAGHYTIDEKTRQVELNEAGHQFIEEVLTRVGLLAEGESLYSAHNLGLLTHVYAGLRAHKLFHRNVEYIVQDGQVVLVDEHTGRTMPGRRLSEGLHQAIEAKEGLNIQAESQTLASTTFQNYFRLYNKLSGMTGTADTEAFEFHQIYGLQVVVIPPNKPLARKDYNDLVFLTAEEKYAAIINDIKEGMAQGRPILVGTATIETSEHMSALLNKEGIEHKVLNAKFHEKEAEIIAQAGRPGALTIATNMAGRGTDILLGGNWEVEVASLENPTPEQIAQIKADWQKRHQQVLESGGLQVIASERHESRRIDNQLRGRAGRQGDAGSSRFYLSLEDSLMRIFASDRVKNFMKALGMQPGEAIEHRMVTNAIEKAQRKVEGRNFDIRKQLLEFDDVNNEQRKVIYHMRNSLLAADNIGETIADFRQDVLNATVSAHIPPQSLPEQWDVAGLEAALQSDFGVALPIQKWLDEDDHLYEETLREKLLAELIAAYNEKEDQAGAEALRSFEKQIVLRVLDDLWKDHLSTMDHLRHGIHLRGYAQKNPKQEYKRESYTLFSELLDSIKRDSIRVLSHVQVRREDPAEEEARLRQEAEALAARMQFEHAEAPGLEVVAEEGVDVDVALATAPVRNEQKLGRNELCYCGSGKKYKHCHGQIQ; this is encoded by the coding sequence ATGTTTGCGCCTTTGTTAAAGAAACTTTTTGGAAGCAAGAACGAGCGTGAAGTCAAGCGCATGCTCAAGACGGTACAGACTGTCAATGCCTTCGAAGAGCAAATGGTGGCCCTTTCGGACGATCAGTTACGCGCCAAGACTGCCGAATTCAAGGACCGCATCGCCAAGGGTGAAACCCTTGACCAGCTCCTGCCCGAAGCCTTTGCGGTTGCCCGTGAAGCCGGCAAGCGGATCATGGGCATGCGCCACTTCGACGTTCAGTTGATCGGTGGCATGACCTTGCACGAAGGCAAGATCGCCGAGATGCGTACCGGTGAGGGCAAGACCCTCGTGGCGACCCTGGGCGTGTACCTCAACGCACTGTCCGGCAAGGGTGTGCACGTAGTAACGGTCAACGACTACCTGGCCCGTCGCGACGCCAACTGGATGCGTCCGCTCTATGAATTCCTCGGCCTGACCGTCGGCGTCGTCACGCCGTTCCAGCCGCCGGAAGAGAAGCGCGCCGCCTACGCCGCCGACATCACCTACGGCACCAACAACGAATTCGGGTTCGACTACCTGCGCGACAACATGGCGTTCAGCATGGAAGAAAAATTCCAGCGCGAACTCAACTTTGCCGTGATCGACGAAGTCGACTCCATCCTCATCGACGAAGCCCGTACCCCGCTGATCATTTCCGGTCAGGCCGAGGACAGCTCCAAGCTGTACATCGAGATCAACAAACTGATCCCGCAGCTCAAGTTGCACGTCGAGGAAGTCGAAGGCGAAGTGACCCAGGCCGGTCACTACACCATCGACGAGAAGACCCGCCAGGTCGAACTCAACGAAGCCGGTCACCAGTTCATCGAGGAAGTGCTCACCCGCGTCGGCCTGCTGGCCGAGGGCGAGAGCCTGTACTCGGCCCATAACCTGGGCCTGTTGACCCACGTCTATGCCGGCCTGCGTGCCCACAAGCTGTTCCATCGCAACGTCGAATACATCGTGCAGGATGGCCAGGTCGTGCTGGTGGACGAGCACACCGGCCGTACCATGCCGGGCCGTCGCCTGTCCGAAGGCTTGCACCAGGCCATCGAAGCCAAGGAAGGCCTGAACATCCAGGCCGAGAGCCAGACCCTGGCCTCGACCACGTTCCAGAACTACTTCCGCCTGTACAACAAACTGTCCGGCATGACCGGTACCGCCGACACCGAAGCGTTCGAGTTCCACCAGATCTACGGCCTGCAAGTGGTGGTGATTCCGCCGAACAAGCCGCTGGCTCGCAAGGACTACAACGACCTGGTGTTCCTGACCGCCGAAGAGAAATACGCGGCGATCATCAATGACATCAAGGAAGGCATGGCCCAGGGCCGGCCGATCCTGGTGGGTACCGCCACCATCGAGACCTCCGAGCACATGTCCGCCTTGTTGAACAAGGAAGGCATCGAGCACAAGGTCCTCAACGCCAAGTTCCACGAAAAAGAAGCCGAGATCATCGCCCAGGCCGGTCGCCCGGGTGCGCTGACCATCGCCACCAACATGGCCGGTCGGGGTACCGACATCCTGCTGGGCGGCAACTGGGAAGTGGAAGTCGCCAGCCTGGAAAACCCGACCCCCGAGCAGATCGCACAGATCAAGGCCGACTGGCAGAAGCGCCACCAGCAAGTGCTCGAGTCGGGCGGCTTGCAGGTGATCGCATCCGAGCGCCACGAATCGCGTCGTATCGACAACCAGTTGCGTGGCCGTGCCGGTCGCCAGGGCGATGCCGGTTCCAGCCGTTTCTACCTGTCCCTGGAAGACAGCCTGATGCGCATCTTCGCCTCTGACCGGGTGAAGAACTTCATGAAGGCCCTGGGCATGCAGCCAGGCGAGGCGATCGAGCACCGCATGGTGACCAACGCCATCGAAAAAGCCCAGCGCAAGGTCGAAGGCCGCAACTTCGATATCCGCAAGCAATTGCTGGAATTCGACGACGTCAACAACGAACAGCGCAAAGTGATCTATCACATGCGTAACAGTTTGTTGGCCGCCGACAACATCGGCGAAACCATCGCCGATTTCCGCCAGGATGTGCTCAACGCCACCGTCAGTGCGCACATTCCGCCGCAGTCGCTGCCCGAACAGTGGGATGTGGCCGGCCTGGAAGCCGCGTTGCAGAGCGACTTCGGCGTGGCATTGCCGATCCAGAAATGGCTCGACGAAGACGACCACCTGTACGAAGAAACCCTGCGCGAGAAATTGCTGGCCGAACTGATCGCCGCTTACAACGAGAAAGAAGACCAGGCCGGCGCCGAAGCGCTGCGCTCCTTCGAGAAGCAGATTGTGCTGCGAGTCCTGGACGACCTGTGGAAAGACCACCTGTCGACCATGGATCACCTGCGTCACGGTATCCACTTGCGCGGCTACGCCCAGAAGAACCCGAAGCAGGAGTACAAGCGCGAGTCCTACACGCTGTTCTCCGAGCTGCTGGATTCGATCAAGCGCGACTCGATCCGTGTGCTGTCCCACGTTCAGGTTCGCCGCGAAGACCCGGCCGAAGAAGAAGCTCGCCTGCGCCAGGAGGCCGAAGCCTTGGCCGCGCGGATGCAGTTCGAACATGCCGAAGCGCCAGGCCTGGAAGTGGTCGCCGAAGAGGGCGTAGACGTGGATGTGGCCTTGGCTACCGCGCCGGTGCGTAACGAACAGAAGCTGGGCCGTAACGAACTGTGCTATTGCGGTTCGGGCAAGAAATACAAGCATTGCCACGGGCAGATCCAGTAA
- a CDS encoding DUF721 domain-containing protein, with protein MAFRPLPAKAPAVLLREAKPLKAIFGHAKRLGHLQRLLDSQLQPAAREHCHVASWREGSLLLIVTDGHWATRLRYQQKRLLRQLQAFEEFASLTRILFKVQPPTVQVGVKGHTLDLSTDAAATIQATADGISDPNLRAALERLAAHARPKD; from the coding sequence ATGGCCTTCCGCCCTCTTCCAGCCAAGGCACCCGCCGTTCTGCTGCGCGAAGCCAAGCCGCTCAAAGCCATCTTCGGCCACGCCAAGCGCCTGGGCCACCTGCAACGGCTGCTGGACAGCCAACTGCAACCCGCCGCCCGTGAGCATTGCCACGTTGCGTCCTGGCGCGAAGGCAGTTTGTTGCTGATCGTCACCGATGGCCATTGGGCCACGCGTTTGCGCTATCAGCAAAAGCGTCTGTTGCGTCAATTGCAGGCCTTTGAGGAGTTTGCCAGCCTGACGCGGATTTTGTTCAAGGTGCAGCCGCCTACGGTGCAGGTGGGCGTCAAGGGACACACGCTGGACCTGTCTACCGATGCGGCCGCGACCATCCAGGCTACGGCGGATGGTATTAGCGATCCTAATCTGCGGGCGGCGTTGGAGCGGTTGGCTGCGCATGCTCGGCCCAAGGATTGA